In Haliaeetus albicilla chromosome 2, bHalAlb1.1, whole genome shotgun sequence, a single genomic region encodes these proteins:
- the TSHZ2 gene encoding teashirt homolog 2: MPRRKQQAPKRAAGYVQEEDLKEEEDIKEEEEDDDDNNSTAQLQGSNDTGTDEEHEVGPEQKGNFSYQNSPVSHISNQDAENESLLSDGSDHVADIKSICSREPQDPKSSAHPKAQNEAHDCMDKMTAVYANILSDSYWTGLGLGFKLSNSEKRSCDNRNGGNKADFDWHQDALSKSLQQNLPSRPVSKPNLFSSVQLYRQSSKMCGTVFTGASRFRCRQCSAAYDTLVELTVHMNETGHYQDDNHKKDKHRPTSYSKPRKRAFQDMDKEDAQKVLKCMFCGDSFDSLQDLSVHMIKTKHYQKVPLKEPVPTISSKMVTPAKKRVFDVNRPCSPDSTTGSFSDTFSPQKNANLQLSSNNRYGYQNGASYTWQFEACKSQILKCMECGSSHDTLQQLTTHMMVTGHFLKVTSSASKKGKQLVLDPLAVEKMQSLSEAPANDSLVSKSTSKSSAECIAPASELKKEGKKDKADDVNKDEKAVKNEDYEDTLQKPLDPTMKYQYLREEDLEDGSKGGGDILKSLENTVTTAINKAQNGAPSWSAYPSIHAAYQLSEGTKPSLPVGSQVLQIRPTITNKLRPIAPKWKVMPLVPISANVAQCTQVKKETDDKEEVQKDYAKEGIQSEPASLSQSEREPLLKSEASVEPKKTEPCPLKEEDKIKEDSGKEKTVLKEPTAASLSNGCAAANHSSELPCVNPLSALQSVLNNHLGKATEPLQPQSNSGPSSSTISVFHKPSLNMMEKPVLSPAPTPPRPASVSRHYLFENNDQPIDLTKSKGKKAESAQAQSCTSPPQKHALSDIADMVKVLPKATTPKPAASSRIPSMKLEIDVRRFEDVSTEVSTLHKRKGRQSNWNPQHLLILQAQFASSLFQTSEGKYLLSDLGPQERMQISKFTGLSMTTISHWLANVKYQLRKTGGTKFLKNMDKGHPVFYCSDCASQFRTPSTYISHLESHLGFQMKDMNRLAVEQQTKVEQEISRVSVQRSPETIAGEEDTDSKFKCKLCCRTFASKHAVKLHLSKTHSKSPEHHSQFVAEVDEE, encoded by the coding sequence GTTATGTCCAAGAGGAAGATttaaaggaagaggaagatataaaggaggaggaagaagatgatGATGACAACAACTcaactgctcagctccagggcAGCAACGACACTGGCACGGATGAGGAACACGAAGTGGGTCCTGAGCAGAAAGGGAACTTCAGTTACCAGAATTCCCCTGTCAGTCATATATCTAACCAGGATGCAGAAAATGAATCACTACTAAGCGATGGTAGTGACCATGTGGCAGAtattaaaagcatttgctcTAGAGAGCCACAGGACCCAAAAAGCAGCGCCCATCCCAAAGCCCAGAACGAAGCACACGATTGCATGGATAAAATGACAGCGGTCTATGCCAACATACTGTCAGACTCTTATTGGACAGGCTTAGGGCTGGGTTTCAAGTTGTCTAACTCTGAAAAGAGGAGTTGTGACAACAGAAATGGAGGGAACAAAGCTGATTTTGATTGGCACCAAGACGCACTGTCAAAAAGCTTACAGCAGAATTTACCTTCCAGACCCGTCTCAAAACCCAACCTGTTCAGCTCGGTCCAGCTGTACAGACAGAGCAGCAAAATGTGTGGAACTGTGTTCACGGGCGCCAGCCGGTTTCGGTGCCGGCAGTGCAGCGCTGCCTATGACACCTTGGTAGAACTAACGGTTCATATGAATGAGACAGGTCACTACCAAGATGACAACCATAAAAAGGACAAGCACAGACCTACCAGCTACTCAAAGCCCAGAAAAAGGGCTTTCCAGGACATGGACAAGGAAGATGCACAAAAAGTTCTGAAATGTATGTTCTGTGGTGACTCTTTTGATTCCCTTCAAGATCTGAGTGTTCAtatgataaaaacaaaacattaccAAAAAGTGCCTTTGAAGGAGCCGGTACCAACCATTTCTTCAAAAATGGTCACTCCAGCAAAGAAACGTGTGTTTGATGTTAACAGGCCTTGTTCCCCCGACTCCACGACAGGGTCTTTCTCAGATACTTTTTCTCCTCAGAAGAACGCGAACCTGCAGTTATCATCTAACAACCGCTACGGCTACCAGAATGGTGCCAGCTATACGTGGCAGTTTGAGGCCTGCAAATCCCAGATTTTGAAGTGTATGGAATGTGGAAGTTCCCATGATACCTTACAGCAGCTCACGACCCACATGATGGTCACTGGCCATTTCTTGAAAGTCACAAGTTCAGcttcaaagaaaggaaagcaactTGTTCTGGATCCTTTAGCTGTGGAAAAAATGCAATCACTGTCTGAAGCACCAGCCAATGACAGCCTGGTTTCAAAATCAACCAGTAAGTCATCTGCAGAATGCATAGCTCCCGCCTCTGAACTAAAAAAAGAGGGTAAAAAAGATAAAGCTGATGATGTAAACAAAGAtgagaaagcagtaaaaaatgaaGATTATGAAGACACTCTTCAGAAACCACTGGATCCCACAATGAAATACCAGTACCTCAGAGAAGAAGATTTAGAAGATGGTTCAAAGGGTGGTGGGGACATTTTAAAGTCCTTGGAGAACACTGTCACAACGGCTATCAATAAAGCTCAAAATGGAGCACCCAGCTGGAGTGCATATCCCAGCATCCATGCAGCTTATCAGCTCTCAGAAGGAACTAAGCCGTCTTTGCCTGTGGGTTCCCAAGTACTGCAAATCAGGCCAACAATCACCAATAAATTGAGGCCCATAGCTCCCAAGTGGAAGGTCATGCCTCTGGTCCCTATCTCAGCAAATGTGGCCCAGTGCACTCAAGTGAAGAAGGAAACTGATGACAAGGAGGAGGTGCAAAAGGACTATGCTAAAGAGGGCATCCAGTCTGAGCCTGCCTCACTCAGCCAGAGTGAGAGGGAGCCTCTCCTCAAATCTGAAGCCTCTGTGGAGCCAAAAAAGACAGAACCATGTCCCTTGAAAGAAGAAGACAAAATTAAAGAGGACAgcggaaaagaaaaaacagtcctCAAGGAACCAACAGCAGCTTCTCTTAGTAATGGTTGTGCTGCTGCCAACCATTCGTCTGAACTGCCTTGTGTCAACCCTCTCAGTGCGCTGCAGTCAGTACTGAATAATCATTTGGGCAAAGCCACTGAGCCTTTACAGCCTCAATCCAACTCCGGCCCCAGCTCTAGCACAATTTCTGTGTTCCACAAACCTAGTCTGAATATGATGGAGAAGCCAGTTTTATCTCCTGCTCCAACCCCACCAAGGCCTGCAAGTGTATCCAGGCACTATTTGTTTGAAAACAATGATCAGCCTATTGACCTGACCAAATCCAAAGGCAAGAAGGCTGAGTCAGCTCAAGCACAATCTTGTACTTCTCCACCTCAGAAACATGCTCTGTCTGACATTGCTGACATGGTCAAAGTTCTTCCCAAAGCTACTACACCAAAACCTGCTGCATCTTCAAGGATCCCATCTATGAAATTGGAAATAGATGTCCGACGCTTTGAGGATGTCTCAACAGAAGTTTCCACTCTGCATAAAAGGAAGGGCAGACAGTCAAACTGGAACCCTCAGCATCTTCTCATTTTGCAAGCTCAGTTTGCTTCCAGCCTCTTCCAGACATCTGAAGGTAAATATTTATTATCAGATCTAGGCCCACAAGAGCGCATGCAGATTTCAAAATTTACTGGACTGTCAATGACCACCATCAGCCATTGGTTGGCAAATGTCAAGTATCAACTTAGGAAAACCGGAGGAACaaagtttttgaaaaacatGGACAAAGGACATCCAGTCTTTTATTGCAGCGACTGTGCGTCTCAGTTTCGAACCCCATCTACTTATATTAGCCACTTAGAATCTCATCTAGGTTTCCAAATGAAAGACATGAACAGGCTGGCTGTGGAGCAGCAAACCAAGGTAGAGCAAGAAATCTCCAGAGTTTCAGTTCAAAGATCTCCTGAAACAATAGCTGGAGAAGAGGACACAGACTCTAAGTTCAAATGTAAGTTGTGCTGTCGGACATTTGCGAGCAAACATGCAGTAAAACTTCATCTAAGCAAAACACACAGCAAGTCACCAGAACACCATTCACAATTTGTAGCAGAAGTGGATGAAGAATAA